A genomic stretch from Aedes albopictus strain Foshan chromosome 2, AalbF5, whole genome shotgun sequence includes:
- the LOC134287048 gene encoding uncharacterized protein LOC134287048 — MSILCNKLRIIFCTFIALPTMAAAAQVFKCILVLNIHCWIHQVLVFAMELSLQRVEQTSEPDLIDATGLRVMKFNRTTAVLNGTMFITKDLDDLFEFRITVAYSRIVNNQFVEYPMKIAREKVCNVLNGSYREYQHLWAGTTNFPQITGSERYCPLPRGVYWVKNYAPDATWVPPMVPEGLWRMSLDIFSADGRLMAQLRSYTWLRK; from the exons ATGTCAATACTATGCAATAAGCTTCGCATAATATTCTGCACGTTCATTGCACTTCCGACAATGGCAGCGGCTGCACAGGTTTTCAAATGCATACTTGTTCTAAACATACACTGTTGGATTCACCAAGTTCTCGTCTTTGCCATGGAGTTGTCGCTTCAACGCGTAGAACAAACTTCTGAACCTGACCTGATCGATGCCACCGGCTTGAGGGTCATGAAGTTCAATAGGACGACAGCCGTCTTGAACGGGACCATGTTCATCACCAAGGATCTGGACGATCTGTTTGAA TTTCGTATAACTGTGGCATACAGTCGCATCGTTAACAATCAGTTTGTGGAATACCCCATGAAAATAGCACGGGAAAAAGTGTGCAACGTGCTGAATGGTTCATACCGCGAGTACCAGCATCTTTGGGCCGGCACCACCAACTTTCCCCAGATAACTGGCAGTGAACGGTATTGTCCACTGCCCCGTGGTGTGTATTGGGTTAAAAATTATGCCCCCGATGCCACGTGGGTTCCTCCGATGGTTCCGGAAGGTTTATGGCGAATGTCTCTCGATATTTTCAGCGCCGATGGAAGACTTATGGCGCAGCTTCGTTCGTACACATGGTTAAGGAAGTAA